The Blattabacterium sp. (Blatta orientalis) str. Tarazona genome contains the following window.
GAATAAAATAGCATAGTCTTCATTTAAATTCATCACACGTTTTACTAAATCAGTGGTTTTTTCCATTATTTCTAGAAAATCTTTACTTCTATGAGAGATTTCAAGTAAAGATAATCCGCATTGATTATAATCAACGACAGATTGAGCTGATTTCCTAATCACTTGTTTTGGCAAAATAGAAGGACCTGCATTGAAATTATGTATTTTCATAAATAGAATAACTAATTCTTTCCAAAATTAAAAAAAATCCTAATGGTATTTGCATTAATAAGGTATAATAAATCAATTATATTTTTACTCCCAATATTCTTTTTGTTTTTTCTGTTACTTTAAATCTATCATCTAAACGATTTCCTACAATCAAAATAATTCTCTCATTTCCATTAACTAATAACCAGGTATGGTCCTTTTCAAAAAGAGAAAATTTTTTTTCTTTATAATATTTGCTTAATTTTTTTTCCCTTTCATGTTTAAAGGATAAAAAAAATCTCCTTTTCTCCATGTTCTTAATTGTAAAGGAAATTGAATTTTATCTAAATCTATGA
Protein-coding sequences here:
- a CDS encoding tRNA lysidine(34) synthetase TilS C-terminal domain-containing protein, which codes for MEKRRFFLSFKHEREKKLSKYYKEKKFSLFEKDHTWLLVNGNERIILIVGNRLDDRFKVTEKTKRILGVKI